In Microbacterium cremeum, a genomic segment contains:
- a CDS encoding sugar nucleotide-binding protein has protein sequence MTEFGKPLAASETPIPGLVVWDLPVHGDGRGWFKENWQREKMTSMGLPDFGPVQNNISFNDAVGTTRGIHAEPWDKWVSVATGRIFGAWVDLREGPTFGAVFTTELDPSRAIFVPRGVGNAYQTLAPDTAYVYLVNDHWSPDASYTFLNLADETAAIEWPIPLADVEISPKDRAHPRLAEVTPMTGLKTLIVGANGQLGRALRSEFGESDAIEYATRDSIDLASPHLTTARRWRDYGTIINAAAYTAVDTAETPTGRVASWAANVQGVANLAGVATRNGIVLVHVSSDYVFDGTVDRPYREDDPLSPLGVYGQTKAAGDAVVATVPRHYIVRTSWVIGDGNNFVRTMASLARKGIDPAVVDDQIGRLTFASDIARGIRHLITAGAPFGTYNLTSDGSPMSWADVARLVYEITGHDPNRVRPVTTDDYFAAATTPVAPRPRNSLLDLSRIVESGFTPPIAEQRLREFLTHKIA, from the coding sequence ATGACTGAATTCGGCAAGCCGCTCGCAGCGAGCGAGACACCCATCCCTGGACTTGTCGTGTGGGATCTGCCCGTGCACGGCGACGGCCGCGGCTGGTTCAAAGAGAACTGGCAGCGCGAGAAGATGACCTCGATGGGGCTGCCCGACTTCGGTCCGGTCCAGAACAACATCTCGTTCAACGATGCTGTCGGTACCACTCGGGGCATTCACGCGGAGCCCTGGGACAAATGGGTGTCGGTCGCGACCGGTCGCATCTTCGGGGCGTGGGTCGACCTTCGCGAGGGACCCACGTTCGGCGCCGTGTTCACGACCGAGCTCGATCCGTCGCGCGCGATCTTCGTTCCGCGCGGGGTGGGCAACGCCTACCAGACCCTCGCCCCCGACACAGCGTACGTATACCTGGTCAATGATCACTGGTCACCCGACGCCTCGTACACGTTCCTCAACCTCGCCGATGAAACCGCCGCTATCGAGTGGCCCATCCCGCTCGCCGACGTAGAGATCTCGCCCAAGGATCGTGCGCACCCCAGGCTCGCCGAGGTGACGCCGATGACGGGCCTCAAGACCCTCATCGTTGGGGCGAACGGCCAGCTCGGCCGCGCCTTGCGGAGCGAGTTCGGAGAGTCGGACGCTATCGAGTACGCCACCCGGGACAGTATCGATCTCGCGTCCCCGCATCTGACGACGGCTCGACGGTGGCGCGACTACGGCACGATCATCAATGCAGCGGCGTACACGGCAGTAGACACGGCCGAAACGCCGACCGGTCGCGTCGCCTCGTGGGCCGCGAACGTCCAAGGGGTGGCGAATTTGGCGGGAGTCGCAACACGCAACGGCATCGTGCTGGTGCATGTCTCGAGCGACTACGTGTTCGATGGCACAGTCGATCGCCCTTACCGCGAGGACGATCCGCTGTCACCGCTGGGTGTCTATGGCCAGACGAAGGCGGCGGGCGACGCAGTCGTCGCAACCGTGCCTCGCCACTACATCGTGCGCACTTCGTGGGTCATCGGTGACGGCAACAACTTCGTGCGGACAATGGCCTCCCTCGCCAGAAAGGGAATCGACCCGGCCGTGGTGGACGATCAGATCGGACGCTTGACCTTCGCCTCTGACATCGCTCGCGGCATCCGGCACCTGATCACGGCCGGCGCCCCGTTCGGCACCTACAACCTGACCAGCGACGGGTCGCCCATGTCGTGGGCGGACGTTGCGCGACTCGTCTACGAGATCACGGGGCACGATCCGAATCGGGTGAGGCCCGTCACGACAGACGATTACTTCGCCGCGGCCACCACCCCCGTCGCACCGCGCCCCCGGAACAGCCTCCTCGATCTCTCACGGATCGTCGAGTCCGGCTTCACCCCTCCCATCGCCGAACAGCGCCTCCGCGAGTTCTTAACGCATAAGATCGCTTGA